In Nostoc sp. UHCC 0926, a single genomic region encodes these proteins:
- a CDS encoding lipid-A-disaccharide synthase-related protein, with product MPSKRILFISNGHGEDNHTSHVIQTLRQLCPSLDMAAMPIVGQGKAYRNLNIPIIGPTQRMPSGGFFYMKRLYLLKDFQSGLIGLTWRQLQAVLDYAPNCDLIMATGDFVSQTFAYLTKRPFVSFISCLSALYEGRLRLNPLLWHDLNSSRCLAVFTKDPYTAYDLQRQGLTKAQFAGIPALDWLVPAGKDLHLKPDGRAIALLPGSRMPEAARNFCLQLQLVVEIAKVMPESGLQFRAALIPDLMEQLDDIPKSQGWQLTQGILTYSLPGNSADKSPIVEVRCYSDAFSDILCYSTLVIGMAGLAVEQAVAIGKPIIQIPGEGPQFTYQFAEAQTRLLGISAQTIGTKPATPEILKQAARRVVETLQDSDYLAKCKENGPERFGPPGASERIARLLLTYLGETEEKLPLLPNFNNEGKDNRM from the coding sequence ATGCCTTCTAAGCGAATCTTATTTATCAGTAACGGCCACGGAGAGGACAACCACACCTCTCATGTTATTCAAACCCTGCGCCAATTGTGTCCTTCTCTTGATATGGCAGCAATGCCGATTGTCGGTCAAGGAAAAGCTTACCGTAACTTGAACATTCCCATTATTGGCCCGACGCAAAGGATGCCCTCTGGGGGATTCTTTTACATGAAGCGCCTCTATTTGCTTAAAGATTTTCAATCGGGATTGATTGGGTTAACGTGGCGACAGTTACAAGCGGTGTTAGATTATGCTCCCAATTGCGATTTGATTATGGCTACTGGGGATTTTGTCTCTCAGACATTTGCTTACTTAACAAAGCGCCCCTTCGTCTCCTTTATCTCTTGTCTTTCTGCTCTCTACGAAGGGCGGTTACGACTCAATCCGCTGCTGTGGCATGATCTTAATTCTTCTAGATGTCTGGCAGTTTTCACCAAGGATCCCTATACAGCTTATGACCTCCAACGGCAAGGTTTAACTAAAGCTCAGTTTGCTGGCATTCCGGCTTTAGATTGGCTCGTCCCTGCTGGCAAAGACTTGCACCTGAAACCGGACGGGAGAGCGATCGCTCTCCTACCAGGGTCACGGATGCCTGAAGCCGCGCGAAATTTTTGTTTGCAGTTGCAACTAGTGGTAGAAATCGCCAAGGTGATGCCTGAGTCAGGATTACAGTTTCGTGCAGCCTTGATACCGGATTTGATGGAGCAACTAGACGACATTCCCAAAAGTCAAGGTTGGCAGCTGACTCAAGGTATACTCACTTATTCTCTTCCAGGAAATTCTGCTGACAAATCACCGATTGTGGAAGTGAGATGTTATTCAGATGCCTTCAGTGACATCCTATGTTATTCTACTCTCGTCATTGGTATGGCAGGGTTGGCAGTGGAGCAAGCTGTAGCGATCGGCAAACCAATCATCCAGATTCCTGGAGAGGGTCCTCAATTTACCTATCAATTTGCAGAGGCGCAAACACGGCTGTTGGGCATTTCTGCCCAAACCATCGGCACCAAGCCAGCAACCCCTGAGATTCTCAAGCAAGCGGCTCGACGAGTAGTCGAGACTTTACAAGATTCAGACTACCTCGCTAAGTGCAAAGAAAATGGCCCTGAGCGATTTGGCCCGCCTGGCGCATCTGAGAGAATTGCCCGCCTTTTGCTAACCTATCTAGGAGAAACTGAGGAGAAATTACCGTTGCTGCCAAATTTTAATAATGAAGGTAAGGATAACAGAATGTAG
- a CDS encoding fasciclin domain-containing protein has protein sequence MSSLFRWSSARVALLVLGMTSAIIAPIVISTPASSQNTVPSTTPSPDTPSPATPSLDTPSPATPSPDTPSPATPSLTTPSPTSTVNLSDVSSDYWARPFIQALADNNVIAGFPDGSFRPNQAVTRAEFAALIQKAFGNQNRVRQLNAGGFSDVPANYWAASAIQSAYETGFLAGYPGNVFRPNQEIPRVQGIVALASGLGLTPSSTGTSSDLSTYYNDASSIPNYAVNSVTAATQSNIVVNYPDVKQLNPQQSLTRAEAAALLYQALAKQGRVQPIASNLPATQYIVGGTQRGTDIVSLAASSSSLTTLTSLLKTAGLTDILQQPGPYTVFAPTDEAFAALPAATLQQLQQPENREALIKILRYHVLPGAVTASQFSPGKLATDEGRPVNIKIDRANNQVEVNNARVIQADVKASNGIIHAVNQVLIPPDVNISKLNQPPTGSTNGTPTVGRATRGGRSYIGVGGNIGLGGDDTALSDTNFTVISKFGLTNFLSVRPSVIFGDDTVFLVPVTLDFSPRRAGSVGERTFAISPYIGAGIAIEANADTDIGLLLTGGVDVPLGSKLTLTGGINAAFVDDTDVGLQLGVGYNF, from the coding sequence ATGTCTAGTTTGTTTCGTTGGTCATCAGCAAGGGTTGCTTTACTAGTTCTAGGAATGACATCTGCTATAATAGCTCCCATCGTAATTTCTACCCCAGCTTCATCTCAAAATACTGTTCCATCTACGACACCATCGCCTGACACACCATCACCTGCGACACCATCGCTTGATACACCATCGCCTGCAACACCATCGCCTGACACACCATCGCCTGCGACACCATCACTTACAACACCATCACCTACTTCAACAGTTAACTTGTCTGATGTTTCCTCAGATTATTGGGCGCGTCCCTTCATTCAAGCCCTAGCTGACAATAACGTGATTGCTGGCTTTCCTGACGGCAGCTTTAGGCCGAATCAAGCTGTGACTCGTGCTGAATTTGCCGCCTTAATTCAAAAAGCTTTCGGTAACCAAAACCGAGTTCGGCAATTAAACGCAGGTGGATTTAGTGATGTTCCTGCTAACTATTGGGCGGCTTCTGCAATTCAGAGCGCCTATGAAACTGGATTTCTGGCAGGTTATCCTGGGAACGTGTTTAGACCAAATCAAGAAATTCCTAGAGTGCAGGGGATCGTTGCCTTAGCGAGTGGTTTAGGTTTAACTCCTAGCAGCACTGGAACAAGTAGTGACCTCAGCACCTATTACAATGACGCCTCAAGTATCCCGAACTACGCTGTTAATAGTGTGACAGCAGCAACACAATCTAATATTGTTGTTAATTATCCAGATGTAAAACAACTCAATCCGCAACAGTCCCTGACTCGTGCAGAAGCTGCGGCACTCTTATATCAAGCTTTGGCTAAACAGGGAAGGGTACAACCCATTGCTAGCAATCTTCCAGCTACTCAGTATATTGTCGGTGGAACTCAAAGAGGTACCGATATTGTTTCTCTTGCTGCATCCAGTAGTTCTTTGACAACTCTGACTTCTTTATTAAAGACAGCTGGTTTAACTGATATTCTTCAACAGCCAGGCCCTTATACAGTCTTCGCTCCTACTGATGAAGCATTTGCTGCTTTACCTGCTGCTACTTTACAACAGTTACAGCAACCAGAAAACAGAGAAGCATTGATTAAGATTTTGAGATATCATGTGCTTCCTGGTGCAGTAACTGCTAGTCAATTCTCGCCTGGGAAACTGGCAACCGATGAAGGAAGACCTGTAAATATTAAAATTGATCGCGCTAACAATCAAGTCGAGGTGAATAATGCCAGAGTTATCCAGGCGGACGTGAAAGCTAGCAATGGTATTATCCATGCAGTCAACCAAGTCCTGATCCCGCCGGATGTTAACATTAGTAAGTTAAATCAGCCACCAACAGGAAGCACAAATGGGACACCTACGGTAGGTAGAGCTACTCGTGGTGGCAGAAGCTACATCGGGGTTGGTGGTAACATTGGTTTGGGCGGAGACGATACAGCTCTGAGCGATACTAACTTTACAGTAATCAGCAAATTTGGTCTGACAAACTTTCTATCAGTGCGACCATCGGTGATATTTGGGGACGATACAGTATTTCTGGTTCCCGTAACTTTGGATTTTTCTCCGCGCAGAGCAGGTTCGGTGGGTGAAAGAACCTTTGCTATATCTCCTTACATAGGTGCTGGCATAGCAATTGAAGCTAACGCTGATACTGATATTGGATTACTGTTAACTGGTGGTGTAGACGTTCCTCTCGGTTCTAAACTTACGCTAACAGGTGGTATAAATGCTGCTTTTGTAGATGACACTGATGTCGGACTACAATTAGGAGTTGGCTATAACTTCTAA
- a CDS encoding class I SAM-dependent methyltransferase codes for MPKQSIGLDNQLYNYLLSVSLREPEILWKLRQETASHPRSGMQISPEQGQFMRLLVQLIGAKKTLEVGVFTGYSSLSVALALPEDGKIIAADVSEEFTAIARRYWQEAGVADKIDLRLAPGLETLDALLATGQAETFDFAFIDADKENYDGYYERSLQLVRPGGLIAIDNVLWSGQVAAPQNQDERTQAIRALNEKLHHDERVTLSLVPMADGLTLAIKRP; via the coding sequence ATGCCTAAACAGTCTATAGGTCTTGATAACCAACTCTATAATTACCTTTTATCCGTTTCGCTGCGGGAACCGGAGATTCTTTGGAAGTTGCGCCAAGAAACCGCCAGCCATCCCCGAAGTGGAATGCAGATTTCACCAGAACAAGGGCAGTTTATGAGACTACTGGTACAGCTTATTGGAGCCAAGAAAACCCTGGAAGTTGGTGTATTTACAGGTTATAGCTCACTCTCAGTTGCCTTAGCCCTTCCTGAAGATGGCAAGATTATCGCTGCTGATGTGAGTGAGGAATTTACTGCGATCGCCCGCCGATATTGGCAAGAAGCCGGAGTAGCTGATAAAATCGATCTGCGATTGGCACCAGGTTTGGAAACTTTAGATGCATTGTTGGCAACTGGGCAAGCCGAGACATTTGATTTTGCCTTTATTGATGCTGATAAAGAAAATTATGACGGATATTATGAGCGATCACTGCAATTGGTGCGTCCAGGTGGATTGATTGCTATTGATAATGTTTTATGGTCAGGACAAGTTGCTGCTCCGCAAAATCAAGATGAAAGGACCCAAGCTATCCGGGCGCTCAACGAAAAGTTACATCATGATGAACGGGTTACCCTCTCCCTTGTCCCCATGGCTGATGGACTTACTTTAGCAATCAAGCGACCTTAA
- a CDS encoding alpha/beta fold hydrolase, protein MKDWWQATFPEGRQSLVITDAKGYPVQIAYGEKGKGKPLILLHGMGSWSYNWRHSIAPLSKYFRVICFDAKNFGFSEKPLSRREHNSHQVIEFKRIIQALCDEPAVIVAESLGGLVALALAQEHPQLIGQLVVVNVPIFTEHLPHWAMWLLALMPLEIMQTIDSLRLAYLFAPLFREIMAIERRGVLFDPSILTQEDVYWITYPFIELPGTVAKVAEELQIAAREIENWQAKKPNMLTQIQNNLSSIKCPTLVLWGDQDSWFPASHGEKLHQHIPNSKLQILSNCCHDASTGAFEVLNAAILEFLRDSDL, encoded by the coding sequence ATGAAAGATTGGTGGCAAGCTACTTTTCCTGAAGGACGGCAAAGTCTAGTTATTACTGATGCTAAAGGGTATCCTGTACAAATTGCTTATGGCGAAAAAGGTAAAGGGAAACCCCTAATTTTATTACATGGCATGGGTAGTTGGAGCTATAATTGGCGCCACAGTATAGCACCATTATCGAAATATTTTCGGGTAATCTGTTTTGATGCCAAAAATTTTGGTTTTTCCGAAAAACCATTGTCTCGTAGAGAACACAACAGTCATCAAGTTATTGAGTTTAAAAGAATTATTCAGGCATTATGTGATGAACCCGCAGTGATTGTAGCTGAATCTTTGGGGGGATTAGTTGCCCTTGCCCTTGCTCAAGAACATCCGCAGTTAATCGGGCAGCTTGTAGTAGTAAACGTACCTATTTTTACCGAACATCTACCCCATTGGGCTATGTGGTTACTTGCCCTAATGCCTCTGGAAATAATGCAAACAATTGACTCCTTACGGCTGGCATATTTGTTTGCACCTCTATTTAGAGAAATTATGGCAATAGAAAGACGTGGGGTATTATTCGATCCATCAATCTTGACACAGGAAGATGTCTATTGGATAACTTACCCGTTTATTGAACTGCCAGGTACGGTTGCGAAAGTTGCTGAAGAGTTACAAATAGCAGCGCGAGAAATTGAGAATTGGCAAGCAAAGAAGCCCAATATGCTCACCCAAATTCAAAATAATCTGAGTTCAATTAAGTGTCCTACACTAGTTTTGTGGGGTGATCAAGATAGTTGGTTTCCTGCTAGTCATGGTGAAAAATTGCATCAGCATATTCCCAATTCCAAATTACAAATTTTGTCTAACTGCTGTCATGATGCCTCAACTGGTGCTTTTGAGGTGTTGAATGCAGCGATTCTTGAGTTTTTACGGGATAGTGATTTATAA
- a CDS encoding DUF4112 domain-containing protein has product MPESPPRFSMIEPDAKAPTLKRLRQLSRLMDNVITIPGTKIGFGLDPILGLIPIGGDFLGVMFSSYIILEAARLGVSRATLGKMVLNVIIDGLVGAVPVLGDFFDFAWTANSYNIKLLEEYLKFPSQQKSADRWFIFAVLAGLLLISIVLVALPVILIRILWNALTGG; this is encoded by the coding sequence ATGCCTGAATCTCCTCCTCGGTTTTCGATGATTGAACCAGATGCTAAAGCACCCACCTTGAAGCGCTTGCGTCAGTTAAGTCGGCTGATGGATAATGTTATTACCATTCCTGGTACGAAAATTGGTTTTGGTCTAGATCCAATTTTAGGACTTATACCTATTGGTGGTGATTTTTTGGGAGTCATGTTTTCTAGCTACATCATCCTAGAAGCAGCGCGGCTGGGTGTATCTAGAGCCACTTTAGGCAAAATGGTTTTGAATGTGATCATTGATGGCTTGGTAGGTGCTGTCCCAGTTTTGGGAGACTTTTTTGATTTTGCCTGGACAGCTAACAGCTATAATATCAAGCTCTTGGAAGAGTACTTAAAGTTTCCTAGCCAGCAAAAGAGTGCAGACAGGTGGTTTATCTTTGCCGTTTTGGCTGGATTGTTGCTAATCTCCATTGTTTTAGTGGCATTACCAGTAATACTAATTAGAATATTGTGGAACGCCTTAACTGGCGGTTAA
- a CDS encoding YihY/virulence factor BrkB family protein yields MPKPRFFRFFRHLNWHTLKKTFARTTERRLLGLASEIAFNAMLSLFPAILALITAIGLLAQSLQATFKQLADQLSQVLPEQALDLIRDFATTEITNSKNSGLFSLSFVLAIWTASGAVSTAMTALDQIHQIPPENIRPFWKAKLVSLGLTVGTMLLLVLASFLVFTSDWLLAMVVRGNGSLIFLLHLWQLLRWPLALSIVAVAFGFVYRYGPSQWNSGTPMMPGAILAAVFWAILSALFRLYVANFGNYNKVYGAVGAVIVLMLWLSMSAAVLLIGDQLNVTVGEDMRPKAQSESPEK; encoded by the coding sequence ATGCCAAAGCCTCGTTTTTTTCGCTTCTTTCGCCACTTAAATTGGCACACGCTCAAAAAAACTTTTGCGAGGACAACCGAAAGACGACTTTTGGGACTTGCCTCGGAAATCGCCTTCAATGCCATGCTATCGCTGTTTCCAGCAATTCTGGCTCTGATCACAGCCATTGGCTTATTGGCACAATCTTTGCAAGCCACCTTTAAACAACTGGCAGATCAGCTAAGTCAAGTCCTACCTGAACAAGCCTTGGATCTAATTCGTGATTTTGCTACTACAGAAATTACCAACTCCAAAAACAGCGGTTTATTTTCTCTGAGCTTTGTATTAGCAATTTGGACTGCTTCTGGGGCGGTGAGTACCGCTATGACAGCTCTCGACCAAATCCATCAAATTCCTCCAGAAAACATTCGCCCCTTTTGGAAAGCCAAGCTCGTCTCTCTGGGATTAACAGTCGGTACTATGTTGCTTTTAGTATTGGCTTCTTTCTTAGTGTTTACCAGCGACTGGCTATTGGCAATGGTAGTACGCGGAAATGGTTCTTTGATCTTCTTGTTGCATCTTTGGCAGCTGTTACGCTGGCCTTTAGCTTTAAGTATTGTTGCTGTCGCCTTTGGCTTTGTCTATCGCTATGGCCCAAGCCAGTGGAACTCAGGCACGCCAATGATGCCTGGAGCAATTTTAGCAGCTGTTTTTTGGGCAATTTTGTCAGCCCTATTTCGGCTTTATGTGGCGAATTTTGGCAATTATAATAAAGTCTATGGTGCAGTAGGGGCTGTGATAGTTTTAATGCTCTGGCTGTCGATGAGCGCTGCTGTTCTGTTAATCGGCGATCAGTTGAACGTGACTGTCGGCGAAGATATGCGCCCAAAAGCACAGTCAGAATCCCCCGAAAAATAG
- a CDS encoding GGDEF domain-containing response regulator yields MNPVNILVVEDEIIVAMDIQNRLRKFGYTVLGLADSGEEAIKKAADNSLDLVLMDIHLKGNMDGVEAAQIIHNIFNVPVIYLTANADESTLDRAKVTEPFGYILKPFKEKELKFTIEITLSKHRTEKKLKQNEQWLTTVLKSIGDAVITSDASGSITFMNPIAEELTGWNYSDAFGKEATEVFNIAHEKTRTIIESPITQVLQSGVTIGLPEQTILIARNGREIPIDDSIAPIKDDKGNITGAVLVFQDITERKHILEALARRQQEFKALVENAPDIISRFNTQLRYVYVNPAIEKVTRISAETFIGKTNAELNLPEEFCRIYDHKLQQVFQTKQEMEFECSLAIAWETTHYHTRLVPELASDGSVYFVLSIARNITALKLAEAQLIHDAFHDVLTGLPNRALFMERLERALMQTKRRANYTFAILFLDLDRFKVVNDSLGHMIGDQLLTALARRLENCLRSGDTVARLGGDEFTILLDDLNNINDVTGVVERIHEALTSVFKLSGYEVFTTISIGIALSKGSYNRPEELLRDADIAMYRAKALGKARHEIFDSTMYTQVTKLLELEMDLRRAVERQEFQIHYQPIVLLETDKIIGFEALVRWQHPQHGLVPPDNFIPLAEETGLIIPIGYWVLGEACRQMRAWQVQFPTDPPLTISVNLSTKQFSQPELIDQINQIMQETGLEAGNLKLEITESVLMENIQSATFMLLQLQQMNIQLHLDDFGIGYSSLSYLHRFPSNALKIDRSFIIKIGANGENLEIVQAIIALAHNLNIDVIAEGVETVEQLAQLKAMKCKYAQGYFFSKPLDSKSVETLIASGIQQRQG; encoded by the coding sequence ATGAACCCAGTAAATATATTAGTTGTTGAAGATGAAATCATCGTGGCAATGGATATACAAAATCGGCTACGAAAATTTGGATACACTGTTCTAGGGCTTGCCGATTCTGGAGAAGAAGCAATTAAGAAGGCAGCAGATAATTCTCTAGATTTGGTTCTAATGGATATTCACCTCAAAGGAAACATGGATGGTGTGGAGGCCGCTCAGATAATTCATAATATTTTTAATGTTCCAGTCATATATCTTACTGCTAATGCAGATGAATCAACATTAGATCGAGCAAAGGTAACAGAGCCGTTTGGCTATATTCTCAAGCCTTTTAAAGAAAAAGAATTAAAGTTCACTATTGAAATTACCCTTTCCAAACATCGGACGGAAAAAAAATTAAAGCAAAATGAACAATGGCTAACTACTGTACTTAAAAGTATTGGAGATGCTGTGATTACTAGCGATGCATCTGGATCTATAACTTTTATGAATCCTATTGCGGAAGAACTGACGGGTTGGAATTATTCAGATGCGTTTGGTAAAGAAGCAACAGAAGTATTCAATATTGCTCATGAAAAGACTCGTACAATAATTGAAAGTCCGATAACGCAAGTCCTTCAGTCGGGCGTTACTATAGGTCTACCAGAACAGACGATACTTATTGCTAGAAACGGTAGAGAAATACCAATTGATGATAGTATTGCACCGATAAAAGATGACAAAGGTAACATCACTGGTGCAGTTTTAGTCTTTCAGGATATCACTGAGCGGAAGCATATATTGGAGGCACTAGCGCGTCGCCAGCAAGAATTCAAAGCATTAGTTGAAAATGCACCTGATATCATTTCCAGATTTAACACTCAATTACGCTACGTTTACGTTAATCCAGCTATTGAAAAGGTTACAAGAATATCAGCCGAAACATTTATCGGCAAAACAAACGCAGAGTTAAATCTGCCGGAAGAATTTTGTCGGATATACGATCATAAGCTCCAGCAAGTTTTCCAAACTAAGCAAGAGATGGAGTTTGAATGTAGTTTAGCGATCGCTTGGGAAACAACACATTACCACACTCGTCTTGTGCCTGAATTGGCTAGCGATGGTTCAGTATATTTTGTCTTGAGTATCGCTCGCAACATTACTGCTCTCAAACTTGCAGAGGCGCAATTAATTCATGATGCCTTTCACGATGTGCTAACTGGGCTACCAAACCGCGCCTTATTTATGGAACGGCTAGAACGTGCGCTCATGCAGACAAAACGACGCGCCAACTATACATTCGCTATTCTCTTTCTAGACCTAGATCGCTTCAAAGTTGTCAACGACAGTCTCGGCCACATGATTGGTGACCAACTATTAACTGCACTTGCTCGCAGATTGGAGAATTGCTTGCGCTCTGGAGACACAGTTGCCCGTTTAGGGGGAGATGAGTTTACAATTTTGCTTGATGATCTCAACAACATCAATGACGTAACAGGCGTAGTGGAGCGGATACACGAAGCTCTGACATCTGTGTTCAAACTCAGCGGGTACGAGGTATTTACCACCATCAGCATTGGCATCGCCTTGAGCAAGGGTAGTTACAACCGACCAGAGGAACTCCTGCGCGATGCTGATATTGCAATGTATCGCGCTAAGGCATTGGGTAAGGCGCGCCATGAGATATTCGACTCAACCATGTATACCCAAGTTACGAAGCTATTAGAGTTAGAGATGGATCTACGACGGGCAGTTGAACGCCAGGAGTTTCAGATTCACTACCAACCAATTGTTTTGTTAGAAACAGACAAGATTATTGGCTTCGAGGCTCTCGTTCGCTGGCAGCACCCGCAACACGGATTAGTTCCTCCAGACAACTTTATTCCACTGGCGGAAGAAACTGGGCTGATTATCCCTATTGGTTATTGGGTACTGGGCGAGGCTTGTCGTCAGATGCGTGCTTGGCAGGTACAATTTCCTACTGACCCACCCTTGACAATCAGTGTAAATCTTTCCACTAAACAGTTTTCACAACCCGAACTGATTGATCAAATTAACCAAATTATGCAAGAGACTGGTCTGGAAGCCGGCAATTTAAAGCTGGAGATTACCGAAAGCGTACTTATGGAAAATATTCAATCAGCAACTTTTATGCTCTTGCAACTGCAACAGATGAATATCCAATTACACTTAGATGATTTTGGCATCGGCTATTCATCTTTGAGTTACCTGCACCGCTTTCCAAGCAATGCCTTAAAGATTGATCGTTCCTTTATTATCAAAATTGGTGCTAATGGAGAAAACTTGGAGATTGTTCAAGCGATCATCGCCTTAGCACACAATCTAAATATAGATGTCATCGCAGAGGGCGTAGAAACGGTGGAGCAACTGGCACAACTTAAAGCCATGAAATGCAAGTACGCACAGGGATATTTTTTCTCTAAACCTCTGGATAGCAAATCGGTAGAGACATTAATTGCATCTGGCATTCAGCAGAGACAAGGATAG
- a CDS encoding sensor histidine kinase → MGTPLRVLLVEDSEDDALLLLRELQRGDYEVTFERIDTPTAMKTAIAEQTWDIVICDYSMPTFSAPAALKQVKESGLDLPFIIVSGTIGEDTAVAAMKAGAHDYIIKGNLARLTPAVARELREAQVRQERKRAEEQIKASLQEKEVLLKEIHHRVKNNLQIISSLLNLQADYLKDNQALEVFKDSQNRIESMALIHEKLYQSQDLARINFADYIQDLVTNLFYSYNVNSSDITLKMNVEEVFLVIDAAIPCGLIINELISNSLKYAFPQTEPGEICIEFCSLEANLFTLNISDNGVGFAQNFDFKTTESLGLRLVKGLTHQLQGNIDFISHNGVKYKIIFPTKIF, encoded by the coding sequence ATGGGTACACCTCTGCGCGTATTACTTGTTGAGGATTCAGAAGACGACGCTTTGTTGCTGTTGCGTGAACTGCAACGTGGTGACTATGAAGTAACCTTTGAACGGATTGATACACCCACAGCCATGAAAACTGCGATCGCAGAGCAAACATGGGATATCGTCATCTGCGATTATTCTATGCCCACCTTTAGCGCCCCTGCTGCATTGAAGCAGGTTAAGGAAAGTGGGCTTGATCTGCCATTCATTATCGTCTCAGGAACTATTGGTGAAGATACCGCAGTAGCCGCCATGAAAGCTGGTGCCCATGACTACATCATCAAAGGCAATCTAGCCCGACTTACCCCTGCTGTTGCCCGCGAGTTGCGTGAGGCACAGGTGAGACAGGAGCGTAAACGAGCAGAGGAGCAGATTAAAGCATCGCTTCAAGAAAAAGAGGTGCTATTGAAAGAAATTCATCACCGGGTAAAAAATAATTTGCAGATTATTTCTAGTCTGCTCAACCTGCAAGCAGATTATCTCAAGGACAATCAAGCCCTTGAGGTATTCAAAGATAGCCAGAACCGGATTGAATCAATGGCTCTGATCCACGAGAAACTATATCAATCTCAAGACTTGGCAAGGATTAATTTTGCCGACTATATCCAAGATTTAGTAACTAATTTATTTTATTCATACAACGTTAATTCCAGCGATATTACCTTGAAAATGAACGTTGAGGAGGTTTTTCTAGTCATTGATGCAGCTATTCCTTGCGGCTTGATTATCAATGAACTTATTTCAAATTCCCTAAAATATGCCTTTCCCCAAACAGAACCGGGAGAAATTTGTATTGAATTTTGCTCCCTAGAAGCAAACTTATTTACACTTAATATCAGTGATAATGGTGTCGGTTTTGCCCAAAATTTTGACTTTAAAACTACAGAATCATTAGGTCTGCGATTAGTAAAAGGTCTAACACATCAGCTACAAGGCAATATCGATTTTATCAGCCATAACGGAGTGAAGTATAAAATTATATTCCCGACTAAAATTTTCTAA
- a CDS encoding response regulator, with protein sequence MILLVEDNPDDEALTLRALKKNNILNEVVVARDGVEALDYLFGKGVYADRDMSLMPHLILLDLKLPKMDGLEVLRHLRTDDRTRILPVVILTSSKEEQDLINGYSLGANSYVRKPVDFSQFSESVRQLGLYWFVLNESPPRL encoded by the coding sequence ATGATTCTATTAGTAGAAGACAATCCTGATGATGAAGCGCTAACCCTACGCGCACTTAAGAAAAACAATATTTTGAACGAGGTAGTGGTGGCACGCGATGGGGTGGAAGCCCTAGATTATCTCTTTGGTAAAGGTGTGTACGCCGATCGCGACATGAGCCTTATGCCGCATCTCATTCTCCTGGATTTGAAGTTGCCTAAAATGGATGGTCTGGAAGTTTTGCGACACCTGCGAACCGACGACAGGACAAGAATCCTTCCTGTGGTCATTCTCACCTCGTCCAAGGAGGAGCAAGACTTAATCAATGGTTACAGCTTGGGTGCCAACAGCTATGTTCGCAAACCAGTAGATTTTTCCCAATTTAGTGAATCAGTGCGACAACTAGGGTTGTACTGGTTTGTCTTAAACGAATCACCGCCAAGGCTATAG